AGGAGAAACCAGACGAGAACAACCCCGTCGTTTCCGTGAAATTTCAAGAGCCAATCCAGGGGGAGCTGCTCGCTGATCAAACGGATGCTTTTGGAATAGGGCTTTATAAAGGTGAGGGCCACCCCAAGCGATAAGAGACCGAAAAGGAAAATGAGGCTCCAGAACGTCCAAGTAACGGAAGCCAGCTTTTTGATCATATGGGTTTCACCTTTACTTAATGCATCAACAAAAGCCAGAGACTTCCCATTCCCGGCATACAACAGATGACCCAGTGAAAGGCTTTGGGAAGTTTCCACTTTCCGGGTACATGAAAGCTAAGCATAACCAGCATGAACAAGGAGGCCGCCTTTAAAAACCCCTTGCTCCAGTGCCACGTATCCCCCCACCATATCAGGCACCAGTAGGAACCCGAGCATTCGCTGATAAGAAAACAGATGGTGCCGATCAATAAAAAATTACGGCCTTTGTGAAGAAAAGCAGACGGCGGTAAATCGGTGCCGCCCTGGAAAAACCCGCTGTAAAAATGTATCGCCGCTACCAGAAAAAACGCGCCGGCGCTGATTCGAAAATTAAAAAACGTCATCACGGCAATGCGGCTGTACATATAAAAATCCGCATTTACCGTTTTTGGGAAAAAATAAAGAACGCACATCAGAAAGGCGCACAAGAGCCATAATCGCGTGGTTACCGGAGAAAGAAACCGCAAACGGTGTCGATGCCAGGATCTTTGTTCCAGAAGCGCAAGAAGGCTGATGATAAAAACACTCTGCGTGATAATTTCATAATGACCGAAAAGGGGCGGCCGGCCGGCTTCTAAAATAATCAACCCCACGCCGAAAACACTCAATGCCGTGGCCAAAAAGCCGAAGCATAAGCCTGCCCACTTTTTTTGAAAAAGCGCGGCCGTGCCGGAAATAATGAAACTGCCCGCAATCCCGTGATAAAGAATCTCAAAAGCGGAAAAACACACAACCTCACCTTAACTTGTCAGAAATCAACGACAGCGCCGATTCGGAAATTTCTTCCTCGGGCCGGAAACCCGACCTCTTCCTCATAGTTTCGATCAAAAAGATTATCCACCTCGGCAAATAGCGTGTATTTGTCTTTCAGGCTTCTTGAAATTCGTGTTTTGGCGATAAAATAGTCGTCGCTTTTTGTGATCTCATCATCCGGACTGCCGCTGGTGGGAAGACTGTCATACACTTCATCCGCGTAAATGCCCTGCATGTCCACGGAAACCAGGATAACCGGGATCATCGCATTAAATCCCACACCGAATTTGTGTTTCGGCACCCCGATCACCTTATCGGTGGCTCTCAGCCGGCTTTTGTTTTTCGCGTCATTGAACATATAATTGAAATTCATCTTGAAATAGTCACACATGACGGCGGTTAAAGACGCCTCGACTCCCTGCATGGCGACCTCTTCCACATTCATGTAAATTTCATTGCCGGAATAGCCTTCCTCGTAATAATCTCTTGAAATCCAGTCGGAAATATCGTGATAGAACCCGGAAACCTCACCCGACATTTTAGGGTTGAAACGATGGCTGACACCCAGGGTGTAATTAATAGTTTTTTCCGGTGAAAGTTCCATGTTTCCGCTGCTGGATGAGTAAAGCTGGTGAAGAGACGGAAATTGGGTCCTGCGGGCGATAGAGCCGAAAACGGACGTCTCTTCAATAGCCCATGAAAACCCGATCATGGGATTACATTCATCTTGGGTGGAAGGGGTCTTCAGGTCTGTTTTGCCGGTAAAAAGGTCATCGGCATCAAATGCGTACCCCTGGGCTTTGTCCACCTCAAACCAGTCCCAGGCAATACCGGCAAAAAGAGACAGCCCGTTTTCATAATGCAGGCCGTGTTCCGTTCCGATAGATCCGGTAAAGGATTCATACGTATTATAAGGAAGATAATCATCGTCAGCGGCATCGTGAATGTCTTTTCTGTAATGAAAGGAAACATGCCCTTCGTGAAATTCCGTCAGACTGAAATCCCCGAAAAGAGAGGTCCCCAACACCTTGTCCTTGTATGTGCTTTTTGCAATAACTGTATTGTAATCCGGCCCGTCATAAGAAACGTAAGCATCTTCGTGGTTGTGAAAAAACAGTTTTCCCCTTACGGTCAATGCATCGAAAAGGGCCTCTTTCCCGCTGAGATCAATGCCCCAGTCATCATAATCTTCATATCTGGAGAAGGTTGAAAAACCGGGAACATCGCCTTCCCTCAAGAGAATACGGTATTCATTGGTGGCGGGCGGATGCCCCAGTTCCGAATCCAGAAGGTGAAAACTGATAAAATATTCACTCCCTGCAGACGGTGTTACACCGGCTCTGGCCCATAATTTGTTTTTTTCAAAATCCGCATTCTCCCGGAATCCTCCCCCCTCATGAATACCGTCCACGTTCGGCATGAATTTTCTCGCTCGGCGCGCAATTTCAGGCTCAAAATCATCGGACAGTTTCCAGCCGTCCGATGTATCATGACTGAAACTGATCCAGTAATTAACGGCACCTATCTGATTCCCATGGGAAAATCCGGTCCGATAGGTGTTGTTCTCTCCGATTTCGCCGGTAAGATGAAAGCTCGGCTTTTCAGTTCCCTTTCGGGTGATCACATTGATGACGGCAATCTGGGCATTGGCGCCATAGAGCACCGAAGGGGCGTTTTTGGTGATCTCGATTCTGGAAATAATATCGGCAGGCACCTGGTCCAGGCTGAGCTTGCCATAATAAGTTTCATAATAGGGTATGCCGTCAATGAGAAACAGGCTCTTTTCCTGCCCGAAACCGTGAATGGAGATTTCGGGTTCATTTTTGCGCCCCCGGGTTACAACAACGCCCGGAACAAACTGTAAGGCATCTGCAACGGTTTTGCTGTTGGTGGCCATGATGTCCGCCTGCGTCAGCACATGCGAAACGGTGACATCGGCGATACTTTCCTTTTGGCCGGTCACCACGATTTCACCCAGGCTGAAGGTATCGATTGATTGAGCCGATTCTCCAGGCCGGCTGTCCACCAATAGAAACAGGAACGCACAAATAAATCCGACGGCGATTAATCGTTTGAACATGTGTTTTCTCCTTCTCTGAAATTGAACCAACAAAACAGGTTAACAAAAAGAACTTCTTTTTTCGACAATTGGTCATT
The genomic region above belongs to Desulfobacterales bacterium and contains:
- a CDS encoding TonB-dependent receptor, with the translated sequence MFKRLIAVGFICAFLFLLVDSRPGESAQSIDTFSLGEIVVTGQKESIADVTVSHVLTQADIMATNSKTVADALQFVPGVVVTRGRKNEPEISIHGFGQEKSLFLIDGIPYYETYYGKLSLDQVPADIISRIEITKNAPSVLYGANAQIAVINVITRKGTEKPSFHLTGEIGENNTYRTGFSHGNQIGAVNYWISFSHDTSDGWKLSDDFEPEIARRARKFMPNVDGIHEGGGFRENADFEKNKLWARAGVTPSAGSEYFISFHLLDSELGHPPATNEYRILLREGDVPGFSTFSRYEDYDDWGIDLSGKEALFDALTVRGKLFFHNHEDAYVSYDGPDYNTVIAKSTYKDKVLGTSLFGDFSLTEFHEGHVSFHYRKDIHDAADDDYLPYNTYESFTGSIGTEHGLHYENGLSLFAGIAWDWFEVDKAQGYAFDADDLFTGKTDLKTPSTQDECNPMIGFSWAIEETSVFGSIARRTQFPSLHQLYSSSSGNMELSPEKTINYTLGVSHRFNPKMSGEVSGFYHDISDWISRDYYEEGYSGNEIYMNVEEVAMQGVEASLTAVMCDYFKMNFNYMFNDAKNKSRLRATDKVIGVPKHKFGVGFNAMIPVILVSVDMQGIYADEVYDSLPTSGSPDDEITKSDDYFIAKTRISRSLKDKYTLFAEVDNLFDRNYEEEVGFPARGRNFRIGAVVDF